The window GAGAGACGGGGAAACAGCTCGACTGCGCCCCGTCTCTTACCCTACTCGCCACTGAAGAGGGCTGGCTCTATCTGGCCGCGATAATGGATCTTCACTCTCGCAGCATAGTCGGCTGGTCGGCCGGAGAGCGAATAACCGCCGGTCTTGTCTCCAAGGCGCTTGACCGCGCCCTGGAGCGGAGGAATCCCGGCAAGGGGCTTCTTCTTCACTCAGACAGAGGCAGTCAGTACACCAGCCGCGAGTACCAGACCAAGCTCTGGCACAACGGCATCATAGGCTCGATGAGCAGGAAGGGGAACTGCTGGGACAACGCTCCGATGGAGAGCTTTTTCGGCGCGTTGAAGACGGAGTGGATCTACGGGAGGAGGAAGTACAGTACTCGAGAGGAGGCTCGTTCAGATATATTCAAGTATATTGAAATATTCTATAATCGCAAGCGTCTTCATTCCGGGCTTGGCTACAAAACCCCGGAAGAATATGAAAAAGGGAGATTGCGGGCATAAAAGTATGTCCGGTGTTTCGGGGGAACCTCACCACCGTGCGAAATCCCCTCGCCATCGCCCTGCCGGCGCGAAGAACGCTGTTGTAACCCTCGACCATGGCGTTGGTCATGCGGCTGTGAAACCAGCGCAATATGCCTTCGAGATGACGCTTGATCATCCTGCCAACCGCTGCGACTTCGGGTATCCGGCACAGAAGAGCCCAGCGGCACCAACCCTTGAGCTGACCTCTGGCTTCCTCCGCCGTCAGCCCGGAACCGACATCCAGTATCTGTTGCAACAGGATCTTCATGCGATAGGCCTTCCCGGTCTGTCTGCAAGCACCGCTCAGGCAGGCCTTCCCCAGGCTGTCGCGCTGACCGGCGCTCAGGTCCTTCTCGTTCCTGCG of the Synergistaceae bacterium genome contains:
- a CDS encoding IS3 family transposase, which produces MSGEPYALRGARTVRRGETGKQLDCAPSLTLLATEEGWLYLAAIMDLHSRSIVGWSAGERITAGLVSKALDRALERRNPGKGLLLHSDRGSQYTSREYQTKLWHNGIIGSMSRKGNCWDNAPMESFFGALKTEWIYGRRKYSTREEARSDIFKYIEIFYNRKRLHSGLGYKTPEEYEKGRLRA
- a CDS encoding ISL3 family transposase — its product is LWRMLRRSVDRALENQDLSNVFAVAIDETSWRKGHKYVTFVFDYWTKRLIFATDGRGSDTVALFAEHLRRRGGDPLRITEVCCDMSPAYIKGVEESLPRASVTFDKFHVVKAMNDALDTVRRRESANCAELKGTRWYWRRNEKDLSAGQRDSLGKACLSGACRQTGKAYRMKILLQQILDVGSGLTAEEARGQLKGWCRWALLCRIPEVAAVGRMIKRHLEGILRWFHSRMTNAMVEGYNSVLRAGRAMARGFRTVVRFPRNTGHTFMPAISLFHILPGFCSQARNEDACDYRIFQYT